In Ascaphus truei isolate aAscTru1 chromosome 7, aAscTru1.hap1, whole genome shotgun sequence, one genomic interval encodes:
- the LOC142498893 gene encoding extracellular calcium-sensing receptor-like, translating to MVYATMEINNMPDLLPNVTLGFKLYDSCYNEVRSLMGTTWILSGKKDIVPNFNCYEKFMPSAIVGDMPSKASMLIANILGLYRYPQVSYASAHPLLSDKTKFPSFLRTVANDNSTVFAIAQLMIYFNWTWVGVITSDNDLGRSGSQLLIKEIEKNGGCIAFLETLPTYSSMESVFRIVDVVKNSRATAIVVYSTMENLIPLMEEASFHNITDKVWVGSGSWSISSDFPRKDILKTLNGSMEVALQTGKIPGFKEFLYSIHPSKFLDDIFMKTFWENAFGCIWPAEETNNYTSTKPEEGTPQCTGKERLDSIDPSEYDVYNFRYTYKIHNAVFALAHALHQMSSCVPGQGPFKNGSCADIYNHQPWQLLHYAKKVNFNNTAGETIFFDENGDAPMYVDILNWQLFPNGSSQYIHIGSYDARSPKGHELQIDQSRILWNGGRSHAPFSVCSAPCPKGQRKATRQGEKICCFDCLPCSDGEILNPADNSECLKCPEDKWPNAIKEVCEPKYIQFLSYEDFLGSSLAGISIILCLLTVSVLCLFIIKRKTPIVKANNTELSYLLLISLILCFLCSLVFIGRPTMTTCMLRQVVFGVIFSVCLSVILAKTITVILVFSATNPDSRIRKLVGFRIPIYIVPFCTMIQIILCTVWLASSPPFAELNMVTVVGNIVIECNEGSKVLFSCVLGYIGLLASISLLVAFLARKLPGTFNEAKFITFSMLVFASVWVTFIPAYLSTKGKHMVAVEVFAILSSSSGLLVCIFFPKCYIIILEPEMNSKKYITGRSSKKRGL from the exons ATGGTGTACGCCACAATGGAGATTAACAACATGCCGGATTTACTGCCCAATGTCACATTAGGTTTCAAACTCTATGATTCCTGTTACAATGAAGTGAGGTCATTAATGGGAACAACGTGGATTTTATCAGGAAAGAAGGACATTGTGCCAAACTTTAATTGCTATGAGAAATTCATGCCATCGGCTATAGTTGGAGACATGCCATCAAAGGCCTCAATGCTTATAGCCAATATTCTGGGACTCTACAGGTATCCTCAG GTCAGCTATGCCTCAGCTCACCCCCTTCTCAGTGATAAAACAAAGTTCCCATCCTTCCTCCGGACAGTCGCCAATGACAACAGTACAGTTTTTGCCATTGCTCAGTTGATGATATACTTCAACTGGACATGGGTGGGTGTCATCACCTCAGACAATGATCTGGGAAGGTCAGGTAGTCAGCTGCTAATCAAAGAGATTGAAAAGAATGGGGGCTGCATTGCATTCCTAGAGACTCTTCCTACCTACAGCTCCATGGAGTCTGTCTTCAGAATTGTAGACGTTGTTAAAAATTCAAGAGCCACAGCGATTGTTGTGTATTCCACAATGGAGAACCTCATCCCTTTAATGGAAGAGGCTTCCTTTCATAATATTACTGACAAAGTGTGGGTTGGCAGTGGCAGCTGGTCCATTTCTTCAGATTTTCCCAGAAAAGACATTTTGAAAACCTTAAATGGAAGCATGGAGGTCGCTCTACAGACCGGGAAGATTCCAGGCTTCAAGGAATTTCTTTACAGCATCCATCCTTCCAAGTTTTTAGATGACATCTTCATGAAGACATTTTGGGAGAATGCTTTTGGCTGTATTTGGCCAGCAGAGGAGACTAACAATTATACATCTACAAAACCTGAGGAAGGAACCCCTCAGTGCACCGGCAAGGAGAGACTGGACAGTATTGATCCATCTGAATATGATGTCTACAACTTCAGATACACATACAAAATTCACAATGCAGTTTTTGCATTGGCTCATGCTTTGCACCAGATGAGCTCCTGTGTACCAGGTCAAGGACCATTCAAAAATGGATCTTGTGCAGATATTTACAATCATCAACCTTGGCAG CTGCTTCATTACGCCAAAAAGGTGAACTTCAACAACACTGCTGGGGAGACGATATTTTTTGATGAGAATGGTGATGCTCCCATGTATGTGGACATCTTGAACTGGCAGCTCTTCCCTAATGGGAGCAGTCAATACATCCACATTGGCAGCTATGATGCCCGCTCTCCGAAAGGCCACGAACTGCAGATTGACCAAAGCAGAATCTTATGGAATGGAGGACGGAGTCAC GCTCCTTTCTCAGTCTGCAGTGCCCCATGCCCAAAGGGCCAAAGAAAAGCCACACGTCAAGGGGAAAAGATCTGCTGTTTTGATTGTTTACCATGTTCCGATGGGGAGATCCTCAACCCTGCTG ATAATAGTGAATGCCTCAAGTGCCCAGAAGATAAATGGCCTAATGCCATAAAAGAGGTGTGTGAGCCAAAATACATCCAGTTCCTCTCCTATGAAGATTTTTTAGGATCCTCTTTGGCTGGTATTTCAATAATTTTGTGTTTGCTCACAGTTTCTGTGCTCTGCTTGTTCATAATAAAGCGCAAGACTCCCATAGTAAAGGCCAATAACACAGAGTTAAGctacctcctcctcatctccctcATTCTCTGCTTCCTCTGCTCCTTAGTTTTCATTGGCCGCCCGACCATGACAACCTGCATGCTTCGCCAGGTGGTGTTTGGGGTCATATTCTCTGTTTGCCTTTCGGTGATACTGGCTAAAACGATCACAGTAATCCTGGTGTTCAGTGCTACCAATCCGGACAGCAGGATAAGAAAGCTGGTGGGATTCAGGATTCCCATTTACATTGTTCCTTTCTGTACAATGATCCAGATAATCTTGTGCACTGTCTGGCTGGCCAGTTCTCCCCCCTTTGCAGAACTCAATATGGTAACAGTGGTTGGAAACATAGTTATTGAATGCAATGAGGGATCCAAAGTGTTATTTTCATGTGTCTTGGGGTATATTGGTCTTTTAGCTTCAATCAGTCTCCTAGTAGCATTTCTGGCCAGGAAGCTCCCTGGCACCTTTAATGAAGCTAAATTTATCACTTTCAGCATGCTGGTTTTTGCCAGTGTTTGGGTAACATTTATCCCAGCTTATCTCAGCACCAAAGGCAAGCACATGGTGGCCGTGGAAGTTTTTGCCATCTTATCTTCAAGCTCCGGACTCCTTGTTTGCATATTCTTCCCAAAATGCTACATCATTATATTAGAGCCTGAGATGAACAGTAAAAAGTATATAACCGGGAGAAGCAGCAAAAAGAGAGGCTTGTGA